atttgtgcactcgggggggagagggggtccctcagcccggcctgtgccctctcgcaatctgggacccctcgggagataacgacctgctggcttaggcctgctccccggtggcagagggcaggcccaatccctaggtgcagcccctggtcgggctcagagcacggccgattggggtgttggggcgccgccccctgtcatgcacagagcagggcagattgggaggttgtgatgacaccctcagtcacgctcagggtagggccgattgtggggttggggcaccctcccctgtcacactcaaggcagggtcgatggggaggttacggggccacgccctgtcacgcacagagcaggcccgatcagggggttggggcactgccccctgtcactcacagagcagggcccatcagggggttggggcgccgccactctcacactcagggcagggccgatggggagattatggctctaccccgtcacacacagagcagggcccgtggggggtgggtgggttggggcgccgcaccctgtcacacacagagctgcagggcgatcagggggttggggagctcccccctatcaggcacagagaagggctgatcagggtgttggggcgccttcccgtcacgaacagagcagggtggatagggaggttgtggcccctccccgtcacacacacagccgcagggcgttcagggggtttgggcgctgccccgtcacactgatcccggtgccaggaggcctctcggctccgctgatcctggtgctgggaggcatattgcccttttactatatagggtagaggcctggttcatgggtgggtgccggctggtttgccctgaagggtgtcctgaatcagggtgggagtccccactggggtgcctggccagcctgggtgaggggatgatggctgtttgcagctggtcacacacccttcagggtgggggtccccactggggtgcctggccagcctgggtgaggggatgatggctgtttgtagctggtcacacacccttcagggtgggggtccccactggggtgcctggccagcctgggtgaggggatgatggctgtttgcagctggtcacatacccttcagggtgggggtccccactggggtgcctggccagtctgggtgaggggctgagggctgttttcaggctgggggtgactgaagctcccaaccactcctttttttctttttctttttttttttctgggccagctttagctttgaggcttggctccagctcttaagcctccgctgatgaaagtaggtttctggcctttgcttacaatgttgcaatcctgctggctgaagcccagcggactaaagcaggtttctggggttttgtttagcttctgtatttgttacatagttacttggagttgcagctcagaggcctgcagcagcaggtggggaacgttggagtcctccgtcactgaagcaagcaagcctcatgttagtttcaagatgcctggctgccggccaccatcttggctggcagttaatttgcatatcgctctgattagccaatgggaagggtagcggtcgtacaccaatcaccatgtttctcttttattagataggatatagattagaggcctggtgcatgcaccagtggggtcccttggcctagcctgcagggattgggccaaaactggctctctgacatccctcgaggggtcacagattgtgagagggtgcaggccaggctgagggaccccatcaatgcacgaatccgtgcaccaggcctctagtatgcatataagatctttggttaatctcttcctgccctccccccttccctctgagtctgttccatgtgtccatgcctgtggtttctgctcctgcattgagtgtctgcccccaggtcagtgcgtgtcatagctactggccagtcggtcagttggccagtcgcttaggcttttatatatatagactagaggcccggtgcatgaatttgtgcatgggtggggttcctcggggtggcctgtggagatcaggccccagcttgcGCCCCCAGacttgcagccccacctggcaccctgccaaGGCCTGGTGCCACCCCATCACATGCTTCACCATTTCACCTGTGGGGCAATCGATCGGGGCCGGGCCACCAGCCCGGCTCCCTCATTTCCTGGAAACCAggcagtggccccaccccctgctgccaccactggtcaccatctgcgggATGATCGGCAGGGCAATTGGGTCCCTGCTTGCACCCgtcttggcctggcgctgcccgctcatctgctccaccatcccactgcagtccTGCTCTTGtaggggcccatcagggccagcagtgcctccactgctgcctgttgCCAGTACCGCATCACCAATGCCCGCtatgttctgcgctgcccccggtggtcagcacacatcatagcgaccagtccaacttctggtcaaactcctggtcaaacaatttgcatattgtttttattatataggattataacaAAATAGGTAATGACTTCATCTAAATAACTATATTAAACTAGACATAAGCTATTTCAGAATTTGTATTGCTTTGTTATGATACCACATTGCGTACTGCTTccgagttttctcgtgtttcgcgcgccacgCGCGCCATCTCTTAAGGACCACTCAAGAGTGTTCTTGTTTTTCATgcgccatctgttatggaccttagatgtcaacacactgtcttgtccactgtGGGGAGCagttacagtgttttggccaggttcaagcctcggactaatgaaaggacagggtcctctcactgccacgtgcaagtcccagctggagggcttggccctcccagcacaatcatagccaacggctgtggttgtaagcttgaacctatggcccaaacacgtagccccacgtgccttgtgatagagtttaggtgcatgtagttgagtgaggttgagcctcacgagaatgctgtaaacgtgatcacgcccctactttgcctcgtggcatctgctataaaataaagacacggcttgtgggcgctggcatTGTCTCCtcttcagggagcagcgtcccatcgagacccagctattattctgtctgtctttccttaatcctttcacccccctcACTCAGAgacacccttggccgtgctggcacgGCGCAgtccacatcgaatgaagcgatctcattggtggaaaccgtgcaggtcaatctacgaaaaactatataattgcacgaacccatagagcattgcagttacattgtattttggtcattcgaatagtcttcgtcttcaagttcctggcacttttagaaatgccctctctcagaaaaaggaaggaaaccaacaaAACTGATACACTTCCAGAAGTATTTAACGATAATTTATCAGATATTCCTAGTGAGATCGAAGATGCGGATGACTGTTTTGACGATTCCGGAGACGATTCTACTGATTCTACTGACAGTGAAATTATTAGACCTGTAAGGAATCGCAAGGTGGCGGTGCTTTCAAGTGATTCCGACACTGACGAAGCTACTGATAATTGTTGGTCTGAAATTGACACACCACCACACTTACATATGTTTGAAGGTCATGCTGGGGTCACTACATTTCCGTCTCAGTGTGACTCTGTACCCTCTGTGACCAATCTCTTTTTTGGTGATGAATTGTTTGAGATGCTGTGCAAAGAGCTGTCCAACTATCATGATCAAACTACAATGAAACGCAAAACACCATCTAGAACACTAAAGTGGTCTCCGGTTACACAGGACATCAAGAAATTCCTTGGCCTAATTATTCTGATGGGTCAAACAAGAAAAGATAGCTTGAAAGACAATTGGTCAACAGATCCTTtgatatgtacccctatgtttcCACAGACAATGAGTCGCCATAGATTTGAGCAAATATGGACATTCTGGCATTTCAATGATAATGCCAAAATGGACAGTAGCTCAGGGAGACTTTTCAAAATCCAACCTGTGCTGGATTATTTCCTGCATAAATTTCGAACAATATACAAACCAAAGCAACAGTTGTCTTTGGACAAGGGAATGATTCCATGGAGAGGACGTTTAAAATTTCACACGTGCAACccagcaaaaataacaaaatatggtTTACTTGTTCGGATGGTGTGCGAGAGTGACACTGGCTATATCTGCAATATGGAGATATACACtgctgaaggaaggaaattgcAAGAAACTGTTCTTTTAGTCCTTGGACTCTATCTTGGCATATGGCACCATATTTACCAGGATAATTATTACAATGCTACATCTACTGCTGAATTGCTGCTACAGAACAAAACTAGAGTCTGTGGGACTATTAGGGAGATTAGAGTTTTACCgccaaatttgaaaatgaaaacatcaagaatgaagaaaggtgacataatattttccagaaaaggcGATATTCTTCTCCTAGCATGGAAAGACAAGCGGGTTGTCCGAATGATATCAACAATCCATGACACTTCTGTCttgacaacaggaaaaaaaatagaaaaaccgGAGAGAATATTGTAAAACCTACCTGCATCAAGGAATACAATGCCCACATGGAAGGCGTTGACCGTGCGGATCAATTCCTTTTGTGTTGTTCCATTCTATggaaaacgatgaaatggacaaaaaaaagtagtgctgtaccttataaactgtggacttttcaattcatttagagtgtacaacgTCCACAATccaaaagcaaaaatgaagtataaacagtttctgctatcggtggcgagagactggataacggatgacaataatgaaggctctccggaaccagagacaaatctgtccagcccttcccctgggggtgcaaggagagcacctcgtaaagatccaaccaaaaggttgtcagatgatatgaagcagcatgaacctacgtgtattccagcgagtggaaagaaaaaatttcctacaagagcctgcagagtttgtgccgcccatggaaaaaggagcgaatctagatacttatgtaaattttgtttggtccctcttcatagaggaaaatgttttatgcagtaccatacgttaaaaaagtactaggaactttaattgtttaattgtttttgtaaataaaaatgttataattattgaaaaacaacaccttaagtgcattatgatctgtagttatgatgatttaaataatgtgcagtttgcccaaaaacgtgcagTCCCTGgagtatgtcttagagatttctatgcggtatgcAATGtgataccatcctatataataaaagcctaatatgtgaaTCGACCGAACTGCAGAATGACAGGAGAtatgatcagtcactatgatgtgcactgaccaccagggggcagacgctcaacacaggagctgcccccagcccgcagaccccaggccagccaagggggttgccagcgggggccccaatcaccccactggtcatcctgcagattggccctgatagatggccaggcctagagaccttacccatgcatgaatttcatgcaccgggcctctagttactaaatatgaaccatttttttttaatctaacatagtggttctcaacctttctaatcccgcgaccctttaatacagttcctcatgttgtggtgacccccaatttcattgttacaaattgaacataattaaagcatagtgattaatcacaaaaacaatatgtaattatatatgtgttttctgatggtctcaggcgacccctgtgaaaggttcattcgaccccccaaaggggctgcgacccacaggttgagaaccactgatctaatagGATTATAAGAACAAGTAACATTATTAAGAAaagatttggggaagaaaaaacttGGAAAAGTAGATGAATTAATTTACTTTCTAGCTAATTTAAAAAGGATTGTGTGCTGATTACTTCTCTGTCATTGTTTCAGCTCCAAGCATGCCTTTCTCTATTCTGTGATGCTGGAGCTGGGACTCTGATAAAGATATTTCCCAGTCTCTCTTGCTAATTGGCttcctgtgggaaactgtttattgccttcactatctgataagcatagacagagaactcctcgAAACCCCTAGCAAagctcggagctaggcgccacctctgtttgtccagacagtggtaggtGAAACTACTCCCctgtttattattatgtaaatccttgctgatgggctagtctgcttgttactagggggtcacctgcctaagggctatgcatGGGTGCATCTCacatcaataaaagcttggtgaggcctgagcatgagggaagtccttcgggacttgccgcctggtcccccaatattgcaaaattatctcgagtctttttctctcatttgttgtgcagctcctctttcagataccgaaccctactccacgcagaatgtggagggagtcttacacgACAGCTTCCTGTTTTAGTATGCCCATGGAGACATTTGAAAGGACaaagcaggactgatggctgtgtccttaacccctcttccaagaaaaagctgcAGGGTGTATCAgtcactcagcctgcccttatctcggccaatgggaaagcgggggaaactagcccaaggccaaaagtatgctggccaccccccgccatctttgtgtaaccagacactagctgcaccctgccccaacccccgaccccaagccctataaattctttgttctcttgggactcggggctctctcttgcatccagtaatggagacaagggggggaccaagcgagttTGTAtaaaaggaccctctgcttttgcatcggactgactggctccctggtgtggttttattggtgatcttgaaatctgggcataacattttgggggctcgctgGGATCACCAAcaccatcgagggacccccagtccagagggcctgactgaccgcggtaggtgtttgTGTGTCGTTGTATGTTTTGTATCTGtccggtgtgagctcacttctgaaatctgtaatcgtaATCGCCCGCATGGTCTAAGGTGGACGCACTGGGGGGGCCATGGGCGGGAGGAGTCGGGGGACGCCttgatcctccatctgaagggggGCATTTTTGCTTCCgtggagtcggaaggtctgtaggaacccctcaatctgagaaaaggcgggtcgctcccgcTGGTTGGCGTGCAGCCAACGTCTAgctttcgtgtttttttttttgcttccatggagttggaaggctgtacttctttgggccctttagttgtttgtgtttccattttattttgtggacttgctggatggaCGTTATGGtggactcagactgctcctttgggtattgtgattgatcatttcaaggagattgggggaggctttagagctccctcaggggttgggaagttgttagaaattgaatggattgtttaaaccctgaatgaatgtctggtgaaagtgtgcgagtgtggagggagcgGGACTGccttcccccctcctttgtgtggcggttgGGCAGCCGTCTGAATGAAAATCtatgaaaacaggtcaccccctcccttgtctgtctctcgtcaccgATCATCATGAGGTCAGGACaaagtttgtttgtgtgggactagccaatttaCTACAGAGAAGGGGGACTGGAACTGGTCTGTGTAAAGCGAAAGCTACTTTATGCTGTCTGGCTGtgcacataaaaaaacaaaaacaacaacaacaacaaaaaacccctgcTTTAAGGAAAAGACAGTAAAGAACTTTTAATTGCTTTACTCTGAGGTATAATTTTGCTGTAtcaggttaaaattttaaaaatctagaattaATTTAAAGGTATAAGATTGCAACCCAAAGAAGTTTAACAAAGGCCGGCTAGATTCCAAGATTGCTTAGTTCTGAGATTGCTTataaaagagcaagagaaaagtcttttcaagttaactgtttgcttagcaaattaacaagatagtaaatttcaaagaacttgttatttaTGGTTTTACAGTTCTGCGGGGTGGAGAAATTTACTGCCTGtgattgtgttttatttaacttgctgttttcaattatttattagAATCCTTATAGAAAACgtaacctggtctttcccttcctctctcatcctgattctgaaagcatctgtaactggatttcaGATAGTTTTCAGGCTTTTTGTCTGGAAGAAACCTCCCTATACACCCATTACCTTTCAAGGCCGACTCTGTGAAGAAAAGCAATCAGCCTGGGCTGAGAcaaggggggtggaggaggaacaAAGCCGAAGTCTGCAGCCaccctggtgatttagaactgtttgccagGCAGACTCAGCCTCTGAGAGGCAGGtcaaagaaggggggctggatgcctgagctgAGCTGCTATGACCCTAAGAGAAGAGGCAGcagcaagcaaaatagaaaaagctgcagatagagctagcaaaagctccctgtttgcaaatgtactgaaagggtttagtaCCTGTTGCTACTGGAGAGGAGGGGCTAAcatccccttccagtgcactcccttggaaAAGGCCTgattgctgctctgccacaaagggaactggtaaaaaggcaaaaagcagggccctaagggttaacaaaaaggcactctccctggacctgggagccatcaggactttgaaattctccaagagaggaggagtctgactcagagactggcccgAAACCTCCTTGGGTTAGAAAAaccggaggctgcatattgaacttatagactgcagtttgctgggcagaggtccaagcccagttatataggggttaagctacctgtgtacagcaaaacaactttctcctgtgccagaatacattttaataaaattaaatgcatgatagaccagtaagctgggacaagtaaaatagggaaactgagcagaaatcctatcttccctaaaccaatgacacttGGAAGTGAATGCTTTGGATTTGCCTCCctaaaacaaaggttaaatcgtttatgtcaatctgattagtgtcatttgttgtccacacACAGGGACaaataaacttagaaaataagccttattttgaaaatgtatattaaaaaaattttaaaattgctcaaacctcgctGCCTTAGGTCCAgttctgcgtgtgtaagaagggacagagtaaggtttaATAGCAGGAGTGAAAAGGCAGGCAGGACAGAAgcaggccagaagaagctggcaaggccatccaaaccacccagccgctattggccagagccgcctaAGGCAGACCTTctcggactggcaacagctgactctgactaggacagactgggctttttccaactgggcccccatgagccaaTGGTCAAAATGAAGATCGGGGGCCAGACTGGGAACTTTATGATTGATACAGCGGCAGAGCACTcagtagttactcagaaggtagctcccctctcaggacaggaagtcaccattattaGAGCTACCGGTACGGTACCATagctgcagactgttctgccgCCCCCGCCGATGTCAGTTAGGTGGCcatcaggtggttcatgaattcctatATTTACCAGTTGACCTGGTCTCTCTAATGGGCAGTGACCTTTTAGCCAAAACggaagcagaaaccacttttgccccagatggctcagcacagccttgcctaggtgaagagacctctccaatgatcctgtccttagcagtccgagagagaaagaatgaagactttataccccccagccaaaggcccccacatctgttcttgtcaggcccccatcaggggacttgggcagtgttcctgttatctgccaaaattcccaagactgtaaaagtacttgttcactgtgggaaactgtttattgccttcactatctgataagcatagacagagaacccccctaagaaggctgggtgcctttgaagccctcccaaaggtcagagctaggcgccacctctgtttgtccagatagtggtagctgaaactactcccccatttattattatgtaaatccttgctgatgggctagtctgcctgttgcagggggtcacctgcctagggctatgctatgggtgcatcccagatcaataaaagcttggtgaggcctgagcacagagaggaagtcctttgggacttgccgcctggtcccccaatattgcaaaattatctcgtgtctttttctctcatttgttgtgtggctcctctttcagatactgaaccctactccatgtgagtcgtggaaggaaacgcTCAACAGTTCACTGAAAAggtataaatgtaaatgtttatttgatatttatatatctacttaggtataaatatttgtaagataaataaaacccCTGGTTAGTTTCCTGGTATATTCTGGAGCAGCCCATTCAGTCTTAacagagccaatgggaccagtaacatctaagaagacaccagttctaagagccaccggacaaactgcctttttccttggacatcaaagaggactgtggacctcagaaagaacacggtaactcattcgtttctggtcatgccagaatgcctgtaccccttacttggacgtgatctcttacagaaattacaagctacccataagcttgttcgaaATGCCCTGGCAGTGCCACCTcagactctgtacatcctttccagcctggggactcggtgtgggtaaagaaATTCACaaccccaggactcaccccaacttgaaaaagactatacctgcagaaaattgtataatagactcagatgatgcctgcatcttcatagacatggcttcagaaagacaaggacgattttaccttatatagaaaggtcaaagagtggattttagtcacctccctaaatagtagcagaagatttggctgcctgaagcggccatgtgccaatattatgtttcattgtattgatatattgacctttgattcttttgcaggtttgaatgtatgttggctgtcctggaaggggactgtgtggggtgacccccaaaagtaaagggtgtctagctgccaagagggcaggtgcccaactgggcagggaagggtgcccatcaggttttggtcactgttgagagacagttgacaattggcagcctgtgtactgatTGCAGGCttgcgtgaccatgcccatgtcaggggtagtaagcTGGAAAAGGCCTGTTTAgaatgcatagaaagaaggtttaatgccaacaattactgttttgttttaactctgaaaaataattggcaaggaaaatcagaagatcttagagcagatcagtatgtttttctccttatataattcctctgaaatttggcaatgctaaataagtcatggcaatacatttctttgcatgaaatcaataagaccggttttcaatagtgattttattaaccggaaactttgactggagtatcatgttttaaagaaacctgtctgagctctgaagacttgaagccaataaaagtgccacggagaaagcctggtatcctgcttgggagccctaaagatggctggcgctggagcgtcaggccgatgccctaccatcactggcgggtGGTAAGAGTAAAAGGGGAGCaataaagatgcctctgcatccctgcggaacccccacacactctgggtcgcaacaagtaggagggctactgaaatgggccttaaagcctggagcgtgggctcaggtgaagttgctacaggtgagggattcacctaactcagcagatactgcagaaaggcttgatggcagctggatggcttggcttcctggccctacggggcacattaaggttcaaccatgaaattccagcaaaggtagtcagttaccattcttgttgt
This is a stretch of genomic DNA from Myotis daubentonii chromosome 15, mMyoDau2.1, whole genome shotgun sequence. It encodes these proteins:
- the LOC132216956 gene encoding uncharacterized protein LOC132216956, which encodes MPSLRKRKETNKTDTLPEVFNDNLSDIPSEIEDADDCFDDSGDDSTDSTDSEIIRPVRNRKVAVLSSDSDTDEATDNCWSEIDTPPHLHMFEGHAGVTTFPSQCDSVPSVTNLFFGDELFEMLCKELSNYHDQTTMKRKTPSRTLKWSPVTQDIKKFLGLIILMGQTRKDSLKDNWSTDPLICTPMFPQTMSRHRFEQIWTFKRLSDDMKQHEPTCIPASGKKKFPTRACRVCAAHGKRSESRYLCKFCLVPLHRGKCFMQYHTLKKY